One genomic region from Brevinematales bacterium encodes:
- a CDS encoding PBP1A family penicillin-binding protein — AYNQLPENLIQALIDTEDQEFYNHHGFNPWAMFKGVFINPFIGKDIVGGSGITQQLAKILFTEGEKTVFRKLIELWYAVQIEKKYSKEEILELYFNQMYFGHGCYGIEAAAQFFFQKSVSDLNLAEASFLVGLVQAPSRYSPIFQPYLSQKRHWTVLVSMVNMGFISQDEAQNSFENFWENYTTSFKTVGLSASRNESNVAPFFTEYVRKILIEKYGEEEVYTGGLQVYTTLDLDKQVAANEELKKGLDKAQATFDSEFKQAQNAVKKNNEDLVDMLSLFFGMDSITLGEKKSKMKLEGLIHDFDDVVYLSSYMFGLDQVNIKMKQRNMLSSLVNKKQDQIEGALISINPKNGYIEAMVGGKEFNYGNQFNRAVQAYRQMGSSFKPLYYAIAIDARLITPATVFQDMPIYYENQYGQKWIPRNYSGNFKGAIRVRTALQFSVNIVAVQVWDMIQNQIGYGAMAHKLGLFFGLDSDQIQERVKPDMAFSLGVGIFSPLEVCRAFATFANNGLQVLPIAILKVKDRYGRIKDDFESQRDLTVEAEQVISPGAACLMQDLLMTVLFNGTGAEAVAQTGFYGIPAGGKTGTTANWKDAWFAGFTPNLATVVWMGFDDSTKSLGRHQMGGKLAAPIWMSYMKKAMKYSKIESFAKAGGVQASICADTGLLPTPYCPNVIVENFLAGTVPSQSCTIHTSEDYKLQHEIGMETLSDFDIVTTPDGDKKLPGDKKPGNDKKQPDTPIDQDSLDLGDLDLNMGIGD, encoded by the coding sequence GCCTATAACCAGCTTCCCGAAAATCTCATTCAGGCGTTGATCGACACAGAAGATCAGGAATTCTATAACCATCACGGTTTCAACCCGTGGGCGATGTTCAAGGGTGTTTTCATCAACCCGTTTATCGGTAAAGATATAGTCGGGGGTTCCGGTATTACCCAGCAGCTCGCGAAGATTCTTTTTACTGAGGGTGAAAAAACCGTATTCAGGAAACTTATCGAACTATGGTATGCAGTCCAGATAGAAAAGAAATACTCGAAAGAGGAAATTCTCGAACTTTATTTTAACCAGATGTACTTCGGGCACGGGTGTTACGGGATAGAAGCGGCCGCGCAGTTCTTTTTCCAGAAAAGCGTATCCGACCTCAATTTAGCCGAAGCATCGTTCCTGGTAGGCTTGGTTCAGGCTCCTTCCCGTTACTCCCCTATCTTCCAGCCCTATCTCTCCCAGAAACGTCATTGGACCGTACTGGTATCCATGGTAAATATGGGATTCATATCGCAGGACGAGGCGCAGAACTCGTTCGAGAACTTCTGGGAAAACTATACCACCTCCTTTAAAACGGTCGGGCTGAGCGCGAGCCGTAACGAGAGCAATGTCGCGCCGTTCTTTACCGAATATGTCCGAAAGATTCTGATTGAAAAATACGGCGAGGAAGAGGTTTATACAGGCGGCCTTCAGGTTTATACGACCCTCGATCTCGATAAGCAGGTTGCCGCTAACGAAGAATTGAAAAAGGGTCTCGATAAAGCGCAGGCAACGTTCGACAGTGAGTTCAAACAGGCGCAGAATGCCGTGAAAAAGAACAACGAAGACCTGGTCGATATGCTCAGCCTGTTTTTCGGGATGGATAGTATTACTTTGGGAGAGAAAAAATCGAAGATGAAGCTCGAGGGGCTGATACACGATTTCGACGACGTAGTTTATCTGTCTTCCTACATGTTCGGCCTCGATCAGGTCAATATCAAAATGAAGCAGAGAAATATGCTATCCAGCCTCGTTAACAAGAAGCAGGACCAGATAGAAGGCGCTCTCATCTCCATCAACCCCAAGAACGGTTATATCGAGGCAATGGTCGGCGGTAAGGAATTCAACTACGGCAACCAGTTTAACCGCGCGGTACAGGCATACCGGCAGATGGGTTCGTCGTTTAAACCGCTTTACTATGCTATCGCGATAGACGCACGCCTGATTACACCTGCTACGGTTTTTCAGGATATGCCGATCTACTACGAAAACCAGTACGGCCAGAAATGGATACCCCGTAACTATTCGGGAAACTTTAAAGGCGCGATACGGGTTCGTACCGCTCTCCAGTTCTCTGTAAACATTGTCGCCGTGCAGGTGTGGGACATGATTCAAAATCAAATCGGCTACGGCGCGATGGCGCATAAACTCGGGTTATTTTTCGGACTGGATTCCGACCAGATACAGGAGCGGGTCAAGCCGGATATGGCGTTCTCGCTAGGCGTGGGTATTTTCAGTCCGTTGGAGGTATGCCGCGCGTTCGCGACATTCGCCAATAACGGACTTCAGGTGTTGCCGATAGCCATACTGAAAGTGAAAGACCGTTACGGTCGTATCAAGGACGATTTCGAGTCGCAGAGAGACCTGACTGTCGAAGCCGAACAGGTTATTTCCCCCGGCGCGGCGTGTCTGATGCAGGACCTGCTGATGACGGTGCTTTTTAACGGAACCGGCGCGGAGGCTGTCGCGCAGACGGGATTCTACGGGATACCCGCCGGCGGTAAAACAGGCACTACGGCGAACTGGAAGGACGCATGGTTCGCGGGCTTTACTCCTAATCTCGCGACTGTCGTATGGATGGGATTCGACGATTCCACCAAATCGTTGGGACGCCACCAGATGGGCGGTAAACTTGCCGCGCCTATCTGGATGAGTTATATGAAAAAAGCGATGAAATACTCTAAAATAGAATCATTCGCCAAAGCCGGAGGGGTACAGGCCAGCATCTGCGCGGATACCGGTCTTCTGCCTACCCCGTATTGTCCAAACGTTATCGTAGAGAACTTCCTCGCGGGGACTGTTCCTTCCCAGAGCTGTACTATTCATACATCGGAGGATTACAAACTCCAGCATGAGATAGGTATGGAAACATTATCCGACTTCGATATTGTTACTACCCCCGACGGGGATAAGAAGCTGCCGGGCGATAAAAAGCCGGGCAACGATAAAAAACAACCCGATACCCCGATCGATCAGGATAGCCTCGATCTGGGCGATCTGGATTTGAATATGGGTATCGGAGATTAA
- a CDS encoding radical SAM protein, translating to MRFAIIDGYVDEPTCLGVPFFVSTYIRYCAGALVSAGITDIRYRTIEQVRESQYAMQDIDYAVIIAGNPVPGKYLGGMPIKEYEFDKIAAANKKTRFISGGPILLDPLPLHTDNISYAEGDIEKYLYLTFGGGNGGSTRAIADLNRFATAGAFIVEQHPRYPDIICEIETGRGCPRADHCSFCIEGTYPVDFREPGDVVAEMKELERYGIRHFRLGKQADFYTYGCDMSSMKDGFPKPDPGIIQRLYLGIKDSLSSLETLHLDNVNPGTIARYPMESERITRIIAENNTPGDVAALGMESADPKVIALNGLKASAEQVSFAVGMINGIGGIRADGIPKFLPGINLIQGLSGEGKGTFALNYEFLKSLLDHGMMLRRINIRQLRMSRSTEIYSKKSDKKAEKILDAVFRNYREKIRTEIDIPMLKKVYPAGTLLRNVIVEQHRGPWSLARPLGTYPIVIDIPRELPLFSKHDIFVTDHRERSLIGLTFPFIPEKASLNEWKAIPGIGRNAGAVIAGRLFSAQSLSGYDIPPDVFARLFPESF from the coding sequence ATGCGTTTCGCTATTATCGACGGATATGTTGACGAGCCGACTTGTCTGGGCGTCCCGTTTTTCGTATCTACCTATATCCGTTATTGCGCGGGAGCTCTCGTATCCGCGGGAATCACTGATATTCGTTACCGGACTATCGAGCAGGTGCGTGAATCCCAGTATGCCATGCAGGATATCGATTACGCGGTTATCATCGCGGGCAATCCCGTTCCGGGGAAGTATCTGGGCGGGATGCCTATCAAAGAATACGAGTTCGATAAAATCGCCGCCGCTAATAAAAAGACACGTTTTATTAGCGGCGGCCCTATTCTTTTAGACCCTCTCCCTCTTCATACTGACAATATTTCCTACGCCGAAGGCGATATCGAAAAATACCTGTACCTCACATTCGGCGGCGGTAACGGCGGTTCCACCCGCGCTATCGCCGACCTGAACCGTTTCGCGACTGCCGGGGCGTTCATAGTGGAACAGCATCCGCGCTACCCTGATATCATCTGCGAGATCGAGACAGGGCGGGGATGCCCGCGCGCCGATCATTGTTCTTTCTGCATCGAAGGAACCTACCCGGTGGATTTCCGCGAACCCGGCGATGTTGTCGCCGAGATGAAGGAGTTGGAGCGTTACGGTATCCGCCATTTCCGGCTGGGCAAACAGGCGGATTTTTATACCTATGGATGCGACATGTCCTCCATGAAGGACGGTTTTCCGAAACCCGACCCTGGGATTATCCAGCGTCTTTACCTCGGTATCAAGGATTCCCTATCATCGCTCGAAACCCTCCATCTCGACAACGTCAATCCCGGCACTATCGCCCGCTATCCGATGGAATCCGAGCGGATAACCCGCATTATCGCGGAAAATAATACTCCCGGGGACGTCGCCGCGTTGGGAATGGAGAGCGCCGACCCTAAGGTGATCGCCCTCAACGGACTGAAGGCCTCCGCGGAACAGGTAAGTTTCGCTGTCGGGATGATTAACGGGATCGGCGGGATACGCGCGGACGGGATACCCAAATTCCTGCCGGGCATCAATTTAATCCAGGGGCTCTCCGGCGAGGGCAAGGGCACGTTCGCGCTGAATTACGAGTTCCTGAAATCATTGCTCGATCATGGAATGATGCTGCGCCGGATCAATATCCGTCAACTGCGGATGAGCCGTTCGACCGAAATATATTCGAAAAAAAGCGATAAGAAGGCGGAAAAGATTCTCGACGCGGTATTCCGCAACTACCGTGAGAAAATCCGCACCGAGATCGATATCCCGATGCTGAAAAAAGTCTACCCGGCGGGCACACTGCTCCGTAATGTAATAGTCGAGCAGCACCGGGGACCGTGGAGTCTCGCGAGGCCTCTCGGAACATATCCTATAGTGATCGATATCCCGCGCGAATTGCCGCTATTCTCCAAACACGATATCTTTGTCACCGACCACCGCGAACGCTCGCTGATAGGGCTGACTTTTCCGTTTATCCCCGAGAAGGCGTCGCTGAATGAGTGGAAGGCTATCCCCGGGATCGGCAGGAACGCGGGCGCGGTAATCGCGGGACGGCTGTTTTCCGCGCAGAGCCTGTCGGGGTACGATATCCCGCCGGACGTTTTCGCGCGTCTCTTTCCCGAGTCCTTCTGA